The proteins below come from a single Parazoarcus communis genomic window:
- a CDS encoding urease accessory protein UreF: MTLPVSGAAVGGGLLPLVRLLQLASPALPVGAYTYSQGLEWAVECGRVKTEADTQRWIGDLLEWSVARFEAPLVACLLEAWAQGDDDAVRRLNDDFVASRETSELRAETVQMGYSLVRMLVELDAWSSLPGWRARLQALDTPAFPTAWTAAAAAWKVPVADALAAYLWAWLENQVMAAVKTVPLGQSAGQRMLAVLGARIPDLVPLAIALPEDDWSNYTPGLALASSHHETQYSRLFRS, translated from the coding sequence TGGTGCGTCTGCTTCAACTGGCCAGCCCGGCACTGCCGGTCGGCGCCTACACCTACTCGCAGGGGCTGGAGTGGGCGGTCGAATGCGGCCGGGTCAAGACCGAGGCCGACACCCAGCGCTGGATCGGCGACCTGCTCGAATGGAGCGTGGCGCGCTTCGAGGCGCCGCTGGTGGCGTGTCTGCTCGAAGCCTGGGCGCAGGGCGACGATGACGCGGTGCGACGCCTCAACGACGATTTCGTCGCCAGTCGCGAGACCTCGGAGCTGCGTGCCGAAACCGTGCAGATGGGCTATTCGCTGGTCCGCATGCTGGTCGAGCTCGACGCCTGGTCCTCACTGCCCGGCTGGCGGGCGCGGTTGCAGGCGCTCGACACCCCGGCGTTTCCGACTGCATGGACCGCTGCTGCCGCGGCCTGGAAGGTGCCGGTGGCCGATGCGCTCGCCGCCTACCTGTGGGCATGGCTGGAGAATCAGGTGATGGCGGCGGTCAAGACCGTGCCGCTCGGCCAGAGCGCGGGGCAACGCATGCTGGCAGTGCTCGGCGCGCGCATTCCCGATCTGGTGCCACTTGCGATCGCGCTCCCGGAAGACGACTGGAGCAACTACACCCCCGGCCTGGCGCTTGCCAGCAGCCACCACGAAACGCAGTATTCACGGCTCTTCAGAAGCTGA
- the ureG gene encoding urease accessory protein UreG: protein MTTPASQALRVGIGGPVGSGKTALTLALCQALRDKYNIAVVTNDIYTAEDAQFLVRNEALAADRIIGVETGGCPHTAIREDASINLEAVDRLNRSFPGLEIIFVESGGDNLAATFSPELSDLTLYVIDVSAGDKIPRKGGPGITKSDLLVINKIDLAPLVGASLEVMDRDARKMRGERPFIFSNLKTGQGLAEIIDFVERQGLLRTVEA from the coding sequence ATGACTACTCCTGCATCCCAGGCACTTCGTGTCGGCATCGGCGGCCCCGTCGGTTCCGGCAAGACCGCGCTCACGCTCGCCCTGTGTCAGGCCTTGCGTGACAAGTACAACATCGCCGTGGTCACCAACGACATCTACACGGCGGAAGACGCGCAGTTTCTGGTGCGCAACGAGGCGCTGGCGGCAGATCGCATCATCGGCGTCGAAACCGGCGGCTGCCCGCACACCGCCATCCGCGAGGACGCCTCGATCAACCTCGAAGCGGTCGATCGCCTCAACCGCAGCTTTCCGGGGCTGGAGATCATTTTCGTCGAGTCGGGCGGCGACAACCTCGCTGCCACCTTCTCACCTGAACTGTCGGATCTGACGCTCTACGTCATCGACGTTTCGGCCGGCGACAAGATCCCGCGCAAGGGCGGGCCCGGCATTACCAAGAGCGATCTGCTGGTGATCAACAAGATCGATCTCGCACCGCTGGTCGGTGCCTCGCTCGAGGTCATGGACCGCGATGCGCGCAAGATGCGTGGCGAGCGGCCCTTCATTTTCTCCAATCTGAAGACGGGCCAGGGTCTGGCCGAGATCATCGACTTCGTCGAGCGCCAGGGGCTGTTGCGCACAGTGGAGGCCTGA